One region of Cellvibrio zantedeschiae genomic DNA includes:
- the ppk1 gene encoding polyphosphate kinase 1 — protein sequence MSSAYFNRELSLLEFNKRVLYQAYNRALPLMERLRFLCIFSTNLDEFFEVRVGGLVERLELPTKTPLGPDGLTEIQTLEQISERAHLLVEEQYKILNTEIVPSLREAGIRVLRRNEWTPEQIQYLKNYFMSEVLPVLSPIGLDPAHPFPRILNKSLNFIVKLDGKDAFGRSSGRAIVQVPRSLSHIIELPIELTTQCREFVFISSIIHFFMAEIFVGMTVIDSFQFRLTRNSDIFLDEEETEDLLRAVQGELAYRQYGDEVRLEISDTCPDELVDFLLQRCEIKERDLYKINGPVNLNRYSDLFELIKNKELFFQPFVQAMPKLSKRTNSYFEVLQKQDILLHHPFDSFQGVVDFLREAAADPHVLAIKQTLYRTGSNSPIVDALVAAAKAGKEVTAIVELRARFDEEQNVALAERLQRFGIHVIYGVVGFKTHAKMLLIARREEGKLHYYVHLGTGNYHPKTSKLYTDYGLMTSDKDIGDDVYRIFLQLSSMGKASKMEALLYAPFTLHRGIVRRIRSEKEHAEHGKPSRIIAKMNALYDEELVNELYAASKAGVQIDLIVRGVCQLRPGIPGLSENIRVRSIIGRFLEHHRVFYFENNGNPELLCSSADWMTRNMFHRVETCFPIKHKKIRDRMIEDLNLYLSDNTHAWILDAEGNYQLLAPKGDEIEIDAQGILLDRWTSRH from the coding sequence GTGTCCAGCGCCTATTTCAATCGCGAGCTTAGCTTGCTTGAATTCAACAAACGCGTGCTCTATCAGGCCTATAACAGGGCGCTACCACTGATGGAACGTTTACGTTTCCTGTGTATTTTCTCCACCAATCTCGATGAATTTTTTGAGGTGCGCGTTGGCGGTCTGGTTGAACGCCTGGAGTTACCCACTAAAACGCCGCTCGGCCCCGATGGCCTTACCGAAATCCAGACACTGGAACAAATTTCGGAACGTGCGCATTTGCTGGTTGAAGAACAGTACAAGATTTTAAATACTGAAATCGTCCCCAGTCTGCGCGAAGCGGGCATACGTGTCTTGCGCCGCAACGAATGGACGCCGGAACAAATCCAGTATCTCAAAAATTATTTTATGTCAGAGGTTTTGCCGGTGCTCAGCCCCATCGGCCTGGACCCTGCTCACCCTTTTCCGCGCATCCTGAATAAAAGTTTAAACTTTATTGTAAAGCTTGATGGCAAAGATGCCTTTGGGCGCAGCTCCGGGCGCGCTATTGTGCAAGTTCCGCGCTCGCTTTCGCATATCATCGAGTTGCCCATTGAGCTAACAACCCAATGCCGTGAATTTGTATTTATTTCTTCCATCATCCATTTCTTTATGGCGGAAATTTTTGTCGGCATGACGGTAATTGATAGCTTCCAATTCCGTCTTACACGCAACTCCGATATTTTTCTGGACGAAGAAGAAACCGAAGACTTACTGCGCGCCGTGCAAGGTGAACTTGCCTATCGCCAATACGGCGATGAAGTGCGTTTGGAAATTTCTGACACCTGTCCGGACGAGCTGGTAGATTTTTTATTGCAGCGCTGTGAAATTAAAGAGCGCGATCTTTATAAAATTAACGGTCCGGTGAATTTAAATCGCTACAGCGATTTGTTTGAACTCATCAAAAATAAAGAATTATTTTTTCAGCCTTTTGTGCAGGCAATGCCAAAACTTTCAAAGCGCACCAACAGCTATTTTGAAGTTTTGCAGAAGCAGGACATTTTATTACATCACCCATTCGATTCGTTCCAGGGTGTAGTTGATTTTTTACGGGAGGCCGCTGCAGATCCTCACGTACTCGCCATTAAGCAAACGCTTTATCGCACAGGTTCAAATTCACCGATTGTTGATGCCTTGGTTGCCGCTGCCAAAGCTGGCAAAGAAGTTACCGCTATTGTTGAGCTGCGCGCACGTTTCGACGAAGAACAAAACGTAGCCCTCGCCGAGCGCTTGCAACGTTTTGGTATCCACGTTATTTACGGTGTGGTGGGCTTTAAAACTCACGCCAAAATGTTGCTCATCGCGCGCCGTGAAGAAGGCAAATTGCATTACTACGTGCATTTGGGCACAGGTAATTATCATCCCAAAACCAGTAAGCTTTATACCGACTATGGTTTGATGACCTCTGACAAAGATATTGGTGACGACGTTTACCGAATTTTCTTGCAGTTAAGCAGTATGGGTAAAGCATCCAAAATGGAAGCGCTTTTGTATGCGCCTTTCACCTTACACAGAGGCATAGTGCGTCGTATTCGCAGCGAAAAAGAACACGCTGAACATGGCAAGCCGTCACGCATTATTGCGAAGATGAATGCGCTTTACGATGAAGAATTGGTAAATGAACTTTATGCCGCGTCCAAAGCTGGTGTGCAGATTGATTTGATTGTACGCGGTGTTTGCCAGTTGCGTCCCGGTATTCCCGGGCTCTCGGAAAATATTCGCGTGCGTTCAATCATCGGCCGTTTTCTGGAACATCACCGCGTTTTCTATTTTGAAAACAATGGTAATCCGGAATTGTTATGCTCAAGTGCGGACTGGATGACACGCAATATGTTTCATCGTGTGGAAACTTGTTTTCCTATCAAGCATAAAAAAATTCGCGACCGTATGATCGAAGATTTAAATCTTTATCTTTCAGACAATACCCACGCCTGGATTTTGGATGCTGAGGGAAATTATCAATTGCTCGCACCAAAAGGTGATGAAATCGAAATTGATGCCCAGGGAATCTTATTGGATCGCTGGACATCGCGACATTAA
- a CDS encoding tetratricopeptide repeat protein gives MCVKKNLFGIAKSVSFVVALTTGITTVSAVFAPAVMAAEKAQQLSAKMKPLGEAQKLMAEKKWKEALAVINEKVVPVSGKNAYEEQVTNEFKAACLVQLKDYAGVAKVYEAMLAANQVPADQVGQRLNTLAELYLSLGDYSKGIEAYERYLKNNPATIEVTTGMMQAYFKKGDYKNSAEYAQKLIKQAEAAKKPVDKNWLQILGYSYSKLGNNSAYIDVLSKLLELYPSPEYWNDILKFTRNEVNFSDREKIEYYRLKKAVGAMTAEDYNDMAELSLSMLDSGDAKSAIEAGLAAGVVPSSERTTKLLNRAKADAATDLATLDATAKEASTKPNGEPLAKIGAAYLGHGLNDKAISTIQSAIAKGGLKAIDESYVRLGVAYLNSGKKAEAIKAFQSVSDKSNLGRVAKLWIMYAKK, from the coding sequence ATGTGTGTTAAAAAAAATTTATTTGGAATCGCAAAATCAGTTTCATTTGTAGTGGCTTTAACAACCGGCATAACGACTGTTTCAGCAGTGTTTGCACCAGCTGTTATGGCGGCGGAAAAAGCTCAACAACTTAGCGCTAAAATGAAGCCTCTGGGCGAAGCCCAAAAATTAATGGCTGAGAAGAAGTGGAAAGAAGCCTTAGCTGTTATTAACGAAAAAGTTGTTCCTGTCTCTGGCAAAAACGCCTACGAAGAACAAGTTACTAACGAATTCAAAGCTGCTTGCTTGGTGCAATTGAAAGATTACGCTGGTGTAGCAAAAGTGTATGAAGCAATGCTTGCTGCAAACCAAGTTCCTGCTGATCAAGTTGGTCAACGTTTAAATACCCTCGCAGAACTTTATTTGTCTCTGGGTGATTATTCAAAAGGTATCGAAGCTTACGAAAGATACTTGAAAAATAATCCTGCAACTATCGAAGTTACCACCGGTATGATGCAAGCCTATTTCAAAAAAGGTGATTACAAAAACTCTGCTGAATACGCTCAAAAATTAATTAAGCAAGCAGAAGCGGCTAAAAAGCCAGTTGATAAAAACTGGTTACAAATTTTAGGCTACAGCTATTCAAAATTGGGTAATAACTCGGCATATATAGACGTTTTATCGAAACTGCTTGAGCTTTATCCATCCCCTGAGTACTGGAATGATATTTTGAAATTTACTCGTAACGAAGTGAATTTTTCAGACAGGGAAAAAATTGAGTATTACCGCTTGAAAAAAGCCGTAGGCGCAATGACTGCGGAAGACTACAACGACATGGCTGAATTGTCTTTGTCTATGTTGGATTCTGGTGATGCAAAATCTGCTATCGAAGCTGGTCTTGCTGCAGGTGTAGTTCCAAGTTCAGAGCGTACTACCAAACTCTTAAACCGCGCTAAAGCCGATGCTGCGACTGACCTCGCTACATTGGATGCAACTGCGAAAGAAGCTTCAACCAAACCAAACGGCGAGCCTTTGGCAAAAATCGGTGCTGCTTATTTGGGTCACGGTTTGAACGATAAAGCCATCAGCACTATTCAAAGTGCTATTGCTAAAGGTGGTTTGAAAGCTATCGACGAATCTTATGTACGTTTAGGCGTTGCATATTTGAACTCTGGTAAGAAAGCTGAAGCAATTAAAGCTTTCCAATCCGTATCAGATAAATCCAATTTGGGACGTGTTGCCAAGCTTTGGATCATGTACGCTAAAAAGTAA
- a CDS encoding DUF4156 domain-containing protein, which yields MKKLTLTLIAVAAMTSSCTWVKVSETASSVAVANSVNVRGCKNLSEVTVSVTSKVGFYKRDADKVATELANLARNEAAGLGGDTIVPSSTIENGKQSFNVYKCNK from the coding sequence ATGAAAAAATTAACACTCACCTTGATCGCCGTGGCCGCAATGACCAGCAGCTGTACCTGGGTAAAAGTTAGCGAAACTGCCAGCAGCGTCGCCGTTGCGAATTCTGTAAATGTGCGCGGTTGCAAAAACTTGAGTGAAGTTACCGTGAGCGTGACGAGCAAAGTAGGATTTTATAAGCGTGATGCCGATAAGGTTGCCACTGAACTTGCTAACCTGGCACGCAACGAAGCTGCCGGATTGGGTGGCGATACCATTGTGCCCAGCTCTACTATCGAAAACGGTAAGCAGAGCTTTAACGTTTACAAATGCAATAAATAA
- a CDS encoding ExbD/TolR family protein yields MGMNVGSGSAEPDVMVELNTTPLIDLMLVLIVMLIMSLPPQTHAVKLDMPVTTPPENPEKPPVIDIVVDFDGTIYWNSEVISGGDQLKSYLSQAAHAEPRPEIHLKPNKLAKYDYVAKVLATAQRLGVKNIGILGNEALE; encoded by the coding sequence ATGGGTATGAATGTTGGGAGTGGAAGCGCAGAACCCGATGTAATGGTGGAATTGAATACCACACCATTGATCGATTTGATGCTTGTACTCATTGTAATGTTAATTATGTCTCTCCCGCCGCAGACCCATGCGGTTAAGTTGGACATGCCAGTAACAACTCCTCCAGAAAATCCGGAAAAACCGCCAGTGATAGATATCGTAGTAGATTTTGACGGTACTATTTATTGGAACTCGGAAGTGATTTCAGGTGGAGATCAATTGAAAAGTTATTTAAGCCAAGCTGCACATGCTGAACCTCGTCCAGAGATTCACCTGAAACCTAACAAGTTAGCAAAATACGATTATGTTGCTAAAGTGTTGGCCACCGCACAGCGCTTGGGCGTAAAAAACATCGGTATATTGGGTAATGAAGCGCTGGAGTAA
- the grxC gene encoding glutaredoxin 3, which yields MARVLMYTTAICPYCVNAKKLLAQKGVSVEEIRVDQNPQLRTEMMQKSGQRTVPQIWIGELHVGGFTDLWALDKQGKLDGLLQNN from the coding sequence ATGGCGCGAGTTTTGATGTACACCACAGCGATTTGTCCTTACTGCGTTAATGCTAAAAAGCTATTGGCGCAAAAAGGCGTTAGCGTGGAAGAAATTCGTGTTGACCAAAATCCCCAGCTGCGTACAGAAATGATGCAGAAAAGCGGGCAACGAACAGTGCCACAAATCTGGATTGGTGAGCTTCACGTAGGTGGCTTTACTGATCTTTGGGCGCTGGACAAACAAGGTAAGCTCGACGGGCTTTTACAAAATAACTAA
- a CDS encoding rhodanese-like domain-containing protein, translating into MNFIQFLIQEWILTSLLAVLIIVYVMRERVKSGVPVTNNQLTALVNSDKAVILDIRPSAEFKAGHLVDAINIPYERINSDLATLEKYKSKTIIIVDKMGQYAGVAGRQLAKEGFEVRRLSGGISEWQNQNLPLVKGK; encoded by the coding sequence GTGAATTTTATTCAGTTTTTGATACAAGAATGGATTTTAACCAGTCTGTTAGCGGTTCTGATTATTGTTTATGTTATGCGCGAGCGCGTGAAAAGTGGTGTACCGGTAACCAACAATCAGCTGACGGCCCTGGTTAACAGTGATAAGGCAGTGATTCTGGATATTCGCCCCAGTGCTGAATTCAAAGCAGGTCATTTGGTTGATGCTATTAATATTCCCTATGAGCGCATCAATAGTGATTTGGCTACTCTTGAAAAATACAAAAGCAAGACCATTATCATAGTAGACAAGATGGGGCAGTATGCAGGAGTTGCAGGTCGCCAATTGGCTAAAGAAGGTTTTGAGGTTCGTAGACTTTCAGGCGGTATCAGCGAGTGGCAAAACCAGAATTTGCCGCTAGTTAAAGGCAAGTAA
- a CDS encoding Ppx/GppA phosphatase family protein has translation MFNLSRLDRSNTSHIAAIDLGSNSFHMIIAKWDNDQLVVLDRLRDPVRMGWGLGSDGSLSEDARIRALNCLEKFGERLREYPSRSVRIVGTKTLRSISDSSQFLADAQQRLGHPVEIISGDEEARLIYLGVAHCIAPKDGKRLVMDIGGGSTEIIVGEGMSPLIKESLNMGCVAITKRFFLDGKVNDKNANKAFIACMQELTPVAEEFIQQGWNQVLGASGTIKAVAKVCAAAGWSNGIVRLMDLEKIVRLYCQHGNTDLKIPGLSEDRQPVFLGGVIVLRALFESLQIAEMMAADWALREGLLFDLKGRLENHDIRQGSVDALASRFHVNMEKAQAVAATALNLLAQVADDWDLNHTEAGKLLSWAARLYSVGLDIAHNDYHKHSAYVVQHVDLAGCSRVEQSHLSVLVLAHRKRFPIKHFPPGNEELIHLAILLRMAVIFHRGKKVEGLPPINLSASKKKIKLQISAAWLEEHPLTFADLETEMRHLDDIGYTLDIV, from the coding sequence ATGTTCAACCTTTCTCGCCTCGATCGTTCCAACACCAGTCACATAGCCGCTATTGACTTGGGCTCCAACAGTTTTCATATGATCATTGCCAAATGGGATAACGACCAATTGGTGGTGCTTGATCGTTTGCGTGATCCGGTACGTATGGGTTGGGGTTTGGGGAGTGACGGTTCGCTCAGTGAAGATGCGCGTATTCGCGCCTTAAATTGTCTTGAAAAATTTGGCGAACGCTTGCGTGAATATCCATCGCGCAGTGTACGTATTGTCGGCACAAAAACTCTCCGAAGTATTAGCGACTCCAGTCAATTTTTGGCAGATGCGCAACAACGCCTTGGTCATCCTGTTGAAATTATTTCCGGTGATGAAGAAGCCCGTTTAATTTATTTAGGTGTTGCACATTGCATAGCGCCTAAAGATGGCAAACGTTTGGTGATGGACATTGGCGGTGGCAGTACAGAAATTATTGTCGGCGAGGGTATGTCGCCGCTGATTAAAGAAAGTTTGAACATGGGTTGTGTTGCCATCACCAAAAGATTTTTTTTGGATGGAAAAGTCAACGACAAAAATGCAAACAAAGCTTTTATTGCCTGTATGCAGGAATTAACGCCGGTTGCGGAAGAATTTATTCAGCAAGGGTGGAACCAGGTTCTCGGAGCGTCCGGCACCATCAAAGCAGTTGCGAAAGTTTGCGCAGCGGCGGGTTGGAGCAACGGCATTGTTCGCTTGATGGATTTGGAAAAAATTGTGCGGCTGTATTGTCAGCACGGTAATACAGATTTAAAAATTCCAGGATTGTCGGAAGATCGGCAACCGGTTTTTTTAGGTGGTGTTATTGTATTAAGAGCCTTATTTGAAAGCTTGCAAATAGCTGAGATGATGGCGGCGGATTGGGCCCTGCGTGAAGGTTTGTTATTCGATTTAAAAGGTCGTTTAGAAAATCATGATATACGCCAAGGGAGTGTCGATGCTTTAGCATCACGATTTCACGTCAATATGGAAAAGGCTCAGGCGGTAGCCGCAACCGCATTAAATCTTTTGGCACAAGTTGCTGACGATTGGGATTTGAACCACACCGAAGCAGGTAAACTTTTAAGCTGGGCCGCGCGTTTATATTCTGTCGGCCTGGACATTGCGCACAACGATTATCACAAGCACAGTGCTTACGTTGTTCAGCACGTAGATTTAGCAGGTTGCTCGCGTGTTGAGCAAAGTCATCTCTCGGTGTTGGTGCTAGCGCATCGCAAACGTTTTCCCATTAAACATTTTCCACCGGGCAATGAAGAGCTTATTCATCTGGCGATACTTCTACGCATGGCGGTGATTTTTCATCGTGGAAAAAAAGTGGAAGGCTTACCGCCTATTAACTTATCCGCAAGCAAAAAGAAAATAAAACTGCAAATATCTGCTGCGTGGTTAGAAGAGCATCCATTAACCTTTGCAGATTTGGAAACAGAAATGCGCCACCTGGATGATATTGGCTACACCTTGGATATTGTTTAA
- a CDS encoding di-heme-cytochrome C peroxidase, whose product MFIIKAIVGLFHWIRRNFRTLLKFKIVFAIILLVILAAGKTYQRWDDDPERGAIAVTNGANGENYSTPVYLDQGWSEADSLWFYNTTQGSGLLPYDFYLALEQVDSTELLRANNNIDKFRYLPQKPTFFNPDGLAVGFVKETYQGNDYMGYTCAACHTGQVNYKGKAIRIDGGPAMADMVGFLTAMEKSLEQTQTDPQKRERFVKAVLALKNNYSSEEQILKDLKKWGDTIELYNTVNHSHLDYGYARLDAFGRIYNRVLEHMINKAQLKLALMQITTPEDKRMLNEEQVDAILEGINETIIGDVQFALIMERLGSTKGKLPGLNQRDQLRVREVIFNEPNAPVSYPFLWDITHSDYVQWNALAANAGVGPLGRNTGEVIGVFGILDWKAQESRFSLSALITGEKAKKHTIDFKSSIDLTNLGRIESHLNSLQSPVWPQEILGKVDRETAKRGELVYNEYCASCHQVIERDNWDRLVVANMSSIDVVGTDPTMATNSVAYTGYAGNFESVYQETDVGSVVVQKRAPVVQVLTAATKGAVATPDADKWVVRRVADWAYMLGKSFFDNEIRPSVKSGNYKPDTTANPYQSLLSYKARSLNGIWATAPYLHNGSVPNLWTLLLPVEERPTEFCVGNREFDPVNVGFNADGCDKTDPKDKRRFIVEPLGNHNTGHEYGTGKDGKEKLTEQERWDLIEYIKTL is encoded by the coding sequence ATGTTTATCATCAAAGCGATTGTCGGTTTGTTTCACTGGATTCGCCGTAATTTTCGCACCCTTTTAAAATTCAAAATCGTTTTTGCAATTATTCTGCTGGTGATTCTCGCGGCGGGAAAAACCTATCAGCGCTGGGACGATGATCCCGAGCGTGGTGCTATAGCGGTGACTAATGGCGCTAACGGTGAAAATTATTCCACTCCCGTTTACCTTGATCAGGGTTGGAGCGAAGCAGATAGTTTGTGGTTCTACAACACCACCCAGGGTTCGGGCTTGCTGCCCTACGACTTCTACCTCGCGCTTGAGCAAGTGGATTCCACAGAATTGCTGCGTGCAAACAACAACATCGACAAATTCCGTTATTTGCCGCAAAAGCCAACTTTCTTTAATCCTGACGGCTTGGCCGTCGGATTCGTAAAAGAAACCTATCAGGGCAATGACTACATGGGTTACACCTGTGCCGCTTGTCATACCGGCCAAGTGAATTACAAAGGTAAGGCAATTCGTATCGATGGCGGCCCGGCAATGGCAGATATGGTGGGCTTCCTCACTGCCATGGAGAAAAGCCTGGAGCAAACCCAAACCGATCCGCAAAAACGCGAGCGTTTCGTAAAAGCGGTATTGGCGTTAAAAAATAATTACTCCAGCGAAGAGCAAATTCTCAAAGACCTCAAAAAGTGGGGCGATACCATTGAGCTCTACAATACGGTGAACCATAGCCATCTCGATTACGGCTATGCTCGTCTGGATGCTTTTGGCCGCATTTATAACCGCGTGCTTGAGCACATGATTAACAAAGCCCAATTGAAGTTGGCGCTTATGCAAATCACTACGCCTGAAGACAAGCGCATGCTCAACGAAGAGCAAGTGGATGCGATTCTTGAAGGCATTAATGAAACCATCATCGGTGACGTGCAATTTGCGCTAATCATGGAGCGCCTGGGTTCAACAAAGGGCAAGTTACCGGGCCTAAACCAGCGCGACCAGTTGCGCGTGCGTGAAGTTATTTTCAACGAGCCTAACGCTCCAGTTAGCTACCCTTTCCTGTGGGATATCACTCACTCGGATTACGTGCAGTGGAATGCCTTGGCCGCTAACGCAGGAGTGGGTCCTTTGGGGCGCAACACTGGCGAAGTCATTGGTGTATTCGGCATTCTCGATTGGAAAGCACAGGAGTCACGCTTTAGCCTCTCTGCACTTATCACTGGCGAGAAAGCTAAAAAACATACGATTGATTTTAAATCTTCTATCGACCTGACCAATTTGGGTCGCATTGAATCGCATTTGAATAGTTTGCAGTCGCCGGTGTGGCCACAAGAAATTTTGGGCAAGGTGGATCGTGAAACGGCAAAACGCGGTGAGCTGGTTTACAACGAATACTGCGCGTCTTGCCATCAGGTTATTGAACGCGACAATTGGGATCGTTTAGTAGTGGCCAATATGTCGAGTATCGATGTGGTTGGCACTGACCCGACAATGGCGACTAACAGTGTGGCTTACACAGGCTATGCGGGTAATTTTGAGTCGGTTTACCAGGAGACTGACGTAGGCTCGGTAGTCGTTCAAAAACGCGCGCCGGTTGTTCAAGTCCTGACCGCAGCAACCAAAGGCGCAGTAGCGACACCCGATGCTGACAAGTGGGTAGTGCGCCGCGTTGCCGATTGGGCGTACATGTTGGGTAAATCCTTCTTTGATAATGAGATAAGACCCAGTGTAAAATCCGGTAACTACAAACCGGACACCACTGCGAACCCTTATCAATCACTCTTGTCATATAAAGCGCGCTCATTAAACGGTATTTGGGCGACTGCACCCTACTTGCACAACGGCTCTGTTCCCAATCTGTGGACTTTGCTTTTGCCAGTGGAGGAACGCCCCACGGAGTTCTGCGTGGGTAACCGCGAGTTTGACCCGGTGAATGTTGGCTTCAATGCGGATGGTTGCGATAAAACTGATCCTAAAGATAAGCGGAGATTCATTGTTGAACCGCTTGGCAATCACAATACCGGCCACGAATACGGCACAGGTAAAGATGGCAAGGAAAAACTTACTGAGCAGGAGCGTTGGGATTTAATTGAATATATTAAAACGCTGTAA
- a CDS encoding serine hydrolase produces MKKLKENVPLINLPGFFARYFFKFVALCTLMSVAQVNAQNEKQISYPVAIQAERAAASSAPAAPVYKAPEPVIRPLDEASTTPPVARKKTAAKTTQEKPAEKITKTGAEKKTAKSTATKKAVANKSEKKVVSKKPAPTIAKTSAKNQRAPAKAPATASVKKNLTATDTKQDVEKLAPPMVAAVGAGSGTEAQPLSSAMKMAIAPVAAATLVKPELADEEDQLTEGTLDDEDFSGGPEPINDVKPVAATASSVAASTATGAIKNSPLPVASPREKFVLDFKNYVETKLVPRVPGLAVAIIADGKVKVLQAYGVKKVGTNDLINTDTAFRLASVSKTIAGTTAGVLVNDGLINWDTPITSVLPNVEFSNPRYGNQLTLRNIMSQSTGLPTHAGDNYIEEGLPFDAVMQKFKTVNFVCPPGKCYSYQNVTMSLLANIVLKKTGKPYEQYVKEKLFTPLGMRSASIGLEGLLATKNYALPHEVSGRGKWYTKEITQHYYRLNPAAGGNASINDMARWVLAHMGHNPEVLSPATLQAVHAKVTKNTAAQSHYGAREGVTDTHYGMGWRTFDYRGDKNFLHHGGYVFGSRSEMVFNPELQIGMVILSNCNKLPGSVVFEFLDAYEDEKRGEKRPSLVQPVKKKAKPK; encoded by the coding sequence ATGAAAAAATTGAAAGAAAATGTTCCACTTATAAACCTGCCAGGATTTTTTGCGCGATACTTTTTTAAGTTTGTCGCCTTGTGCACACTGATGTCTGTTGCTCAGGTAAATGCGCAAAATGAAAAACAAATTTCTTACCCTGTAGCGATTCAAGCTGAGCGTGCAGCTGCAAGCAGCGCCCCGGCCGCGCCTGTGTATAAAGCACCCGAACCTGTGATTCGCCCGCTTGATGAAGCATCCACAACACCACCGGTTGCGCGCAAAAAAACGGCTGCAAAAACCACGCAAGAAAAACCGGCAGAGAAAATCACTAAAACTGGTGCTGAGAAAAAAACCGCCAAATCCACAGCAACAAAAAAAGCTGTAGCCAACAAATCAGAAAAGAAAGTTGTTAGTAAAAAGCCCGCACCAACGATTGCCAAAACATCCGCTAAAAACCAGCGAGCTCCTGCTAAAGCACCTGCAACAGCCAGCGTAAAAAAAAACCTGACCGCAACAGACACAAAACAGGACGTGGAAAAATTAGCACCGCCCATGGTTGCGGCAGTGGGAGCTGGATCTGGTACCGAGGCACAACCACTATCCTCGGCCATGAAGATGGCGATTGCTCCGGTAGCGGCAGCAACTTTGGTTAAACCTGAATTAGCGGATGAAGAAGATCAACTCACAGAAGGCACTTTGGATGATGAAGATTTTTCCGGTGGCCCAGAGCCTATCAATGATGTAAAACCCGTCGCAGCAACCGCGTCTTCTGTCGCCGCTTCAACTGCAACTGGCGCAATAAAAAATTCACCGCTACCCGTTGCAAGCCCGCGTGAAAAATTTGTTCTGGATTTTAAAAATTACGTTGAAACAAAACTTGTTCCGCGTGTGCCTGGTCTTGCAGTCGCCATTATCGCCGACGGAAAAGTAAAAGTGCTGCAAGCTTACGGTGTTAAAAAAGTTGGCACTAATGACCTGATTAATACGGATACAGCATTTCGTTTAGCTTCTGTGTCAAAAACTATTGCGGGCACTACAGCGGGCGTATTAGTGAACGACGGTCTTATTAATTGGGATACACCAATTACCTCGGTTTTGCCAAACGTTGAGTTTAGTAATCCGCGTTATGGCAATCAGCTGACTTTGCGCAATATCATGTCGCAATCAACCGGATTGCCAACCCACGCCGGCGATAATTATATTGAAGAGGGTTTGCCCTTTGATGCGGTGATGCAAAAATTTAAAACGGTAAATTTTGTATGTCCGCCGGGTAAATGTTACAGCTACCAAAATGTAACCATGAGTTTGCTGGCTAATATTGTGTTGAAAAAAACTGGCAAGCCTTATGAACAGTATGTGAAAGAAAAATTATTTACACCCTTGGGGATGCGCTCGGCTTCAATTGGCCTGGAAGGTTTGCTGGCCACCAAAAATTACGCGTTGCCACACGAAGTAAGTGGACGCGGCAAATGGTATACCAAAGAAATTACGCAACATTATTATCGGTTAAATCCCGCTGCTGGCGGCAATGCCAGTATCAATGATATGGCGCGTTGGGTGTTGGCACATATGGGTCACAATCCTGAAGTTTTGTCGCCCGCAACCTTACAGGCGGTTCACGCCAAGGTAACAAAAAATACTGCGGCGCAATCTCATTATGGCGCGCGTGAAGGTGTTACAGATACGCATTACGGAATGGGCTGGCGAACCTTTGATTACCGCGGCGATAAAAACTTTTTGCACCACGGCGGCTATGTATTTGGTTCACGCTCGGAAATGGTATTTAACCCTGAGTTGCAAATTGGCATGGTGATTCTCAGCAATTGCAACAAATTACCGGGCTCGGTTGTGTTTGAATTTTTGGATGCATACGAAGATGAAAAGCGCGGTGAAAAACGTCCCTCACTGGTTCAGCCAGTAAAAAAGAAAGCCAAACCCAAATAA
- the secB gene encoding protein-export chaperone SecB, with the protein MSEENTQAAAAQEQEIPQAGFAIQKIYLKDISFETPSGLDAFTKAWKPNVQQDLNIQVTPLEEGLFEVLLLLTITARIDNKVVFLVEVKQGGLFVINGLDGIQLSHAINTLCPQILFPYARETIDSLLTRGGFPPLMLAPINFDAVFAQAVMQAQQQAEANAAAAAPAETALN; encoded by the coding sequence ATGAGTGAAGAAAACACCCAGGCTGCGGCAGCTCAAGAACAAGAAATTCCGCAAGCAGGTTTTGCAATCCAAAAAATTTATTTGAAAGATATTTCTTTTGAAACCCCAAGCGGTCTTGATGCTTTTACTAAAGCCTGGAAGCCTAACGTACAACAAGATTTAAACATTCAGGTAACTCCGCTTGAAGAAGGCTTGTTTGAAGTCTTATTGCTGTTAACCATTACCGCTCGTATTGATAACAAAGTTGTTTTTCTTGTTGAAGTAAAACAAGGCGGTTTGTTTGTGATTAATGGTTTGGATGGCATTCAACTGAGCCATGCAATTAACACCTTGTGCCCTCAAATTCTTTTCCCTTACGCACGCGAAACTATCGACAGTTTGTTAACGCGCGGCGGCTTCCCACCATTGATGTTGGCACCTATTAATTTTGATGCTGTATTCGCGCAAGCAGTTATGCAAGCGCAGCAACAAGCAGAGGCAAATGCGGCCGCTGCAGCACCAGCAGAAACAGCACTGAATTAA